In Natronincola ferrireducens, the DNA window GAAATGAGGGAAAGAATTAACTTCAAGAAAAAAAAAGAAACAGATGGCCCTGTACAAAACCTAACTGACTATGATGATTATTGCACCGTATGGGCAAAAGTTGACTATTTAAAAGGGAAAAAATTATGGTCAGCAAAAGCCGCTAATGTAGAAACAAATGCAGAATTTGTGATTAGGTACAGAAAAGACATTGCAGCTGACATGTTAATAAATTTTGACAACAAAGATTTTGAAATCACATCAATAGCTCCTTTGGATATTAAGAGGACATACCTAGTCATATATGGCAAAGATATTGAAATCATTGAAAGCTAAGGATATAATTATAGCAAAAAGGAGATACATTCATGCAATTACAAAAATTTATTGAAAAGTTCAATTCCAATATTAAAAAAATAGGTAGTGACTTAGAAATAAAAGAAATTAAATCAGATGAAAAAGGAAATTGCAAATCTTTAATTATTACTAAAGATATCGCTATGACTTCATATGAAGAAGAGAATTTACTTGCTGGCATGATAATTATTGGCGGAGGTAAAACAGTTCAAGATTCGATCCAAATACTAAAGGTGATATCTTTAGCGATAGATAGCTATGCGGAACAAAATCAAGAGTGGAGAAATAGCGTGTTAGAAAGACTAGGAATGTTTAATGGAAAGTTTGCCTTTGGCAAAACAACAGAAAGTAG includes these proteins:
- a CDS encoding phage head closure protein, encoding MKIGEMRERINFKKKKETDGPVQNLTDYDDYCTVWAKVDYLKGKKLWSAKAANVETNAEFVIRYRKDIAADMLINFDNKDFEITSIAPLDIKRTYLVIYGKDIEIIES